One genomic region from Stutzerimonas decontaminans encodes:
- a CDS encoding DUF421 domain-containing protein, whose translation MTPFDLQRMLLHEFPLMFVAEVALRALLAFMAVFVFLKVSGRRGIRQLSVFELVIILTLGSAAGDVSFYDDVPLLPVAAVFATLLALYRLTVFFMNRSPRFGVWLEGKPVTIIRDGIYELRSLDGLNISADEFFMELRQQGVEHLGQVRLGILENDGNVSLFFHEPDAVRPGLSVLPPEYRPVFHQVPAAGMYACSRCGFPQALESQQKQHCPRCSNPSWSKALSTLRSR comes from the coding sequence ATGACTCCCTTTGACTTGCAGCGCATGCTTCTGCACGAATTTCCGTTGATGTTCGTCGCGGAGGTCGCACTGCGGGCCCTGCTGGCTTTCATGGCCGTGTTTGTCTTCCTCAAGGTCAGCGGTCGCCGCGGTATTCGCCAGCTATCGGTGTTTGAACTGGTGATCATCCTGACTCTCGGATCGGCCGCGGGCGACGTTTCCTTCTATGACGATGTGCCGTTGCTCCCCGTGGCGGCAGTATTCGCCACACTGTTAGCGCTGTACCGCCTGACAGTGTTCTTCATGAACCGCAGCCCGCGCTTTGGCGTCTGGCTGGAAGGCAAGCCGGTCACCATCATCCGCGACGGCATCTATGAGCTTCGCAGTCTCGATGGCCTGAATATCTCCGCCGACGAGTTCTTCATGGAGCTGCGCCAGCAAGGCGTCGAACATCTCGGGCAGGTCAGGCTCGGCATTCTGGAAAACGACGGCAATGTCAGCCTGTTTTTCCATGAGCCGGACGCGGTACGTCCTGGGCTGTCCGTCCTCCCACCAGAGTATCGGCCGGTATTCCACCAGGTTCCCGCTGCCGGGATGTACGCCTGCAGTCGCTGCGGTTTTCCGCAGGCTCTGGAGAGCCAGCAGAAACAGCATTGCCCCAGATGCTCCAACCCCAGCTGGTCGAAGGCGCTTTCTACGCTCAGGTCACGCTGA